From the genome of Bacteroidales bacterium:
CGTGGTTGATGACATTTTCTGTCATAACGATTGCGCTTGGACTTTTTATCATGGTCACCCCCGGCCTGGCCCTGAAGGTCCTGATGATCGTACTGGGCATCTGGGCTTTGCTGGTTGGCGTTTACCAGCTCTACAGCCATTTTACAACTGCCAGGGAAAACAGGAAGGGATCTCTTGGCCTTTCTATCGCATTGATCGCGATCCTGCTGGGACTTATCATGGTGTTCAGGCCGTTCCCGGTAAGTATGTTGATGACGATCCTGACGGGGATCATTTCGGTGAT
Proteins encoded in this window:
- a CDS encoding DUF308 domain-containing protein gives rise to the protein WLMTFSVITIALGLFIMVTPGLALKVLMIVLGIWALLVGVYQLYSHFTTARENRKGSLGLSIALIAILLGLIMVFRPFPVSMLMTILTGIISVIVGIMLIGRSFRTGKLTS